The genomic segment AAGTGTTCAAGAAGGTCGAGGGCGTGTCGCCCAAGGAATACAAGAACCGAAGCGAATAATTCGTTTGAAGCCGCAAAGTCGGGGAGGAAAAGCGATGGCGCCCGTGCAACCGGAGAGGGCTAAAATCGAGGACCTGATCGTTAAGGTCGTCGGAGGCATGCAGCGGCTGGAGATCGCGATCGAGGAGGATACGCCGGTCAGCATCATTTCGATGGAGGAATGGGACTGGTCGCAGGGCGTGGGCTTGTTCTCGCTCTATTTGTATTACAAAAACACGGGCGACGACCGGATGCTCGCCTATCTGACGGCGTGGTTCGACGACCGCATCGAGGAGGGGCTGCCGCCCAAAAACGTCAATACGATGTGCCCGCTGCTGACGCTGAGCTACTTGTACGAGGAGACGCGCAACCCCGAATATCTGGCCGTCTGCGAGGAATGGGCCAGCTATGCGGCCGAGGAGATGCCGCGCACGCGGGAGTTCGGCATCGCGCACTCGACGCTGGACGGGCTCAACGCCGAGGAGCTGCGTAGCGAGACTTTGTATATGACGGTGCTGTTCCTGGGGCGCATGGGGATGGCGATGAAGCGTGAGCACTACGTGCAGGAGAGCGTGCGTCAGTTTCTCGTGCATCTGAAATATTTGACCGACCGGGAAACGGGATTGTTCTATCACGGCTGGTCGTTCGCTCGCCGGGACCATTACGCAGGCGCGCTCTGGGGACGGGGCAACGCCTGGT from the Cohnella hashimotonis genome contains:
- a CDS encoding glycoside hydrolase family 88/105 protein; the encoded protein is MAPVQPERAKIEDLIVKVVGGMQRLEIAIEEDTPVSIISMEEWDWSQGVGLFSLYLYYKNTGDDRMLAYLTAWFDDRIEEGLPPKNVNTMCPLLTLSYLYEETRNPEYLAVCEEWASYAAEEMPRTREFGIAHSTLDGLNAEELRSETLYMTVLFLGRMGMAMKREHYVQESVRQFLVHLKYLTDRETGLFYHGWSFARRDHYAGALWGRGNAWYMAGLVDYLDIVELPLGIEMYLIASMEQQVRRLAECQTVGGMWRTLLDDPDSYEETSATAGFAYGILKAVRKGYISEEYRAAGMAAMRAVIRQIDAEGRVQGVSYGTRLGTTKSFYRNVPRCPMPYGQSMALLMLVEGLHHVDDPQ